The window CAATTTGAACTATAGCAATGGATGGCCCATATGTAACTGATTACCACACATTGTACATGCAGGACATGTTGGAAGTTTGCATATATTTAGCTGTTGTCCTTTCAGACATATATGAATGTGCTACTGAAGAATGCTGGGTCTAAAGTCAGTATTCAATATTAGGCAGTTGGCACACCAAACAAGTGGCCAACAGATCCTGAGAGAAGTGCTGTTATTCAGGGAAGAGGGCGCCATCGTGTGTACAGTTGTGGACATGCAGGACAGTCTGAAGAGGTGGATTAAACTCAAACGTTCGATGCGGACAGAGAGATAATCTCAATTGATTTCCTTGTGTGTTTTCAGCAGGAGGCGAGAGGACGTGAAGAAACAAATAAATATAATTGAGATTATCCCATAATTTGACCCTTAGCCCCTCACATTGTCAGGTCAAGCACTTACATGTCTTATAAACATCGTTGACGTTGACAAAGTCATTAATGTCTGCCAACAGCACGGTTGTCTTGACGACTGGAAGATACAAAAGTAAGGAAGTCTGTCAGATACACATTTCAGATCTCAGGTGGTATTAATCTAATCCTTTTTAGTCTTTTACAGTTAATAAACATACATGAATTATTGTTGATTTGATGATATATATTAAAAAGAGGGAGGCTTACCATTGTCATAACCACATCCAGCTGCTTTCAGGATCTCTCCCATATTGACCAGAGCCTGAGGGATGGGgagtgggggaggaggtgggggggagggtgaggggagggagcatgATATAAGAATTCCTGACATGATAAGTATATAATAGTGATAAGTATATAATagtactatatatttttttacctctcccctccaccaccatctctcctattctctccccttctctctccaccatctctctaccctcctccaccatctctcacCCGTCTGACCTGACCTCCCTTCCCTCCAccatctctcacctgtctggcCTGAGCCTGTACCCCTCCCTCCACCAGCTTCCCTGAGGCCACGTCTAGCCCCAGCTGGCCGGAGATGTACATGGTCCGATCCACCACCACCGCCTGGCTGAAGCACAAACAATTGGACATAAGTCACTCTACTAGGAAGTCCACTATGTGCAACTCAACCTGTGCTAAAGTGCTAaaaaatagcccacgttaacatatgtaacttaagaaacaaggttcatgaaatcaataatttgctagtgtcatgacgtggccctctttgggtatagcgagtgccttccctctctctccctcctacacccaggttctgttatctcaggtcgtaaattcctggaggagactctctccctcatgcggtatagagagagggttcactgtagaacaaaggaacttcttctatctcacagaacttgagaactgaacaatatccatgttttggagaatgtgtaaacggtcggtggagaatccagctacgaccggtccattttgtttagtgtttgtgacctcatgagagacaatacagccacattaccacaACTCTGTTTTTAAAAGAGAGCCTCCGTTATGAGATTTGCATCTAATttttgtataaaatgaatgagtaaagattaaactatttgtgtaATTATGTCatgtgattttaaactgtttaAGGGAAGAGaatccaattccctttggagtttcactaagtcattggcccgccccatgagcacagacatcgATCTGGCATCATGGGACAGCCTTTTCTGCTGTTCCGAATATAAACCCCACCTGGAGAAGCCCACTTCAGACCAATCCTACCTCGGTCAGCTGAGGGAGCTAAGGTATGAATAGAGACCAAGCGTACCTCGATTACTGAGAGGGCTAAGGTATGAATAGAGACCAAGCGTACCTCGATTactgagagggctaaggtttgaataGAGACCAAGCGTACCTCGATTactgagagggctaaggtttgaataGAGACCAAGCGTACCTCGATTactgagagggctaaggtttgaataGAGACCAAGCGTACCTCGATTactgagagggctaaggtttgaataGAGACCAAGCGTACCTCGATTactgagagggctaaggtttgaataGAGACCAAGCGTACCTCGATTACTGAGAGGGCGATTactgagagggctaaggtttgaataGAGACCAAGCGTACCTCGATTactgagagggctaaggtttgaataGAGACCAAGCGTACCTCGATTactgagagggctaaggtttgaataGAGACCAAGCGTACCTCGATTactgagagggctaaggtttgaataGAGACCAAGCGTACCTCGATTactgagagggctaaggtttgaataGAGACCAAGCGTACCTCGATTactgagagggctaaggtttgaataGAGACCAAGCGTACCTCGATTactgagagggctaaggtttgaataGAGACCAAGCGTACCTCGATTactgagagggctaaggtttgaataGAGACCAAGCGTACCTCGATTactgagagggctaaggtttgaataGAGACCAAGCGTACCTCGATTactgagagggctaaggtttgaataGAGACCAAGCGTACCTCGATTactgagagggctaaggtttgaataGAGACCAAGCGTACCTCGATTactgagagggctaaggtttgaataGAGACCAAGCGTACCTCGATTactgagagggctaaggtttgaataGAGACCAAGCGTACCTCGATTactgagagggctaaggtttgaataGAGACCAAGCGTACCTCGATTactgagagggctaaggtttgaataGAGACCAAGCGTTCGATTactgagagggctaaggtttgaataGAGACCAAGCGTACCTCGATTactgagagggctaaggtttgaataGAGACCAAGCGTACCTCTGATTAAGGTTTGAATAGAGACCAAGCGTTTGAATActgagagggccaaggtttgaatAGAGACCAAGCGTCCTCGATTactgagagggctaaggtttgaataGAGACCAAGCGTACCTCGATTactgagagggctaaggtttgaataGAGACCAAGCGTACCTCGATTactgagagggctaaggtttgaataGAGACCAAGTGTACCTCGATTactgagagggctaaggtttgaataGAGACCAAGCGTACCTCGATTACTGAGAGGGCTAAGTTTTGAATAGAGACCATGTGTACCTCGATTACCGAGAGGGCTAAGTTTTGAATAGAGACCATGTATTCCTCGGTCGTCTGAGGGAGCTAAGATTGTAATGattgttgaattcctaaccaaACCATTGGCTACACTGGTAGAAATGGTTAAACTCAGACTATCGATAGCGACAGAATAAGAgcaagaccgacaaccgccgaaacatctattctataagaacatttctgaatggaactctgaagtacccattctaaccacgaaagaCTCCAGGGACTCAAAGAGAAGTTCAGATGAACTTTCCAACAGAAAGacggacgattccaacagagatcatgaCGACACACtaagcgtaaatatatatatattgattgcaattattcccgaacaGACTACGgtaggcgcacagtactacatagagccatgactaaatggaacactattccacAACTCTCTACTCCTATAACCTCTCTACTTCTATAACCTCTACTCCTATAACCACTCCTCTCTACTCCTATAACCTCTCTACTTCTATaacctctctactctactcctaTAACCCATCTACTTCTAtaaccactctactctactcctataacctctctactctctacttctATAACCACTCTACTCTCTACTTCTAtaaccactctactctactcctataaccactctactctactcctatAACCACTCTACTCCTAtaacctctctactctctactcctaTAACCCCTCTACTCCTATAACCTCTACTCTCTAATCCTGTAATCTCTCTACTCTCGACAACCTCTCGTCTCTATAACCTCTAGTCTTAACCACTCCACTCCGctcccctaacctaacctatAACCTCTCTACTCCTATAACCTCTACTACTATAACACCTCTACTTCTATAACACCTCTACTCCTATAACCTCTCTATAACCTCTCTCTAATCCTGTAATCTCTCTACTCTCGACAACCTCTCGTCTCTATAACCTCTAGTCCTAACCACTCCGCTCCCCTAACCACTCCGCTCCCTAACCACTCCGCTCCCCTAACCACTCCCGTAACCACTCCCGTAACCTCTCTACTCCTAtaacctctctactctctacttctATAACCTCTACTCCTATAACCACTCTACTCCTATAACCTCTCTACATCTATAACCTCTCTACTCCTAtaacctctctactctctacttctataaccactctactctactcctataaccactctactctactcctatAACCATAACTCTCTACTCCTAtaacctctctactctctacttctATAACCTCTACTCCTATAACCACTCTACTCCTATAACCTCTCTACATCTATAACCACTCTACTCCTATAACCACTCTACTCCTATAACCACTCTACTCCTATAACCCCTCTACTCCTATAACCTCTCTACTCCTATAaccactctactctctactctctactcctataacctctctactcctataacctctctactctctaatcCTGTAATCTCTCTACTCTCGACAACCTCTCGTCTCTATAACCTCTAGTCCTAACCACTCCGCTCCCCTAACCACTCCACTCCCGTATCCTCTCCACTCCCGTATCCTCTCCACTCCCGTATCCTCTCCACTCCCGTATCCTCTCCACTCCCGTATCCTCTCCACTCCCGTATCCTCTCCACTCCCGTATCCTCTCCACTCCCGTATCCTCTCCACTCCCGTATCCTCTCCACTCCCGTATCCTCTCCACTCCCGTATCCTCTCCACTCCCGTATCCTCTCCACTCCCGTATCCTCTCCACTCCCGTATCCTCTCCACTCCCGTCCTCTCCACTCCCGTATCCTCTCCACTCCCGTATCCTCTCCACTCCCGTATCCTCTCCACTCCCGTATCCTCTCCACTCCCGTATCCTCTCCACTCCCGTATCCTCTCCACTCCCATATCCTCCCACTCCTATATCCTCTCCACTCCTatatcctctccactcccctctccactcctcctctccactcctataTCCTCTCCACTCCTATATCCTCTACTCCTATAACCTCTCCACTCATATGGATGTGTCTGCCGTGGCTGGGATCCCCCAGGTGGTGCTACGTATTGATACGAGAAGAGGTGAGTTTGTCCTCCTACATTGAACACCTAGAGAGAAGCTGTATAAAGAGTACATCATAACTTCCATGTGCCAGTGCACGGAGAATGGAATATCAATTATCCTTAAATAACCAGATTCCTTCTAGCTATTATATTGACCATGTTATATTCAAGTAAAAGGTGACTTCTCCTTTAGCCTGTTGTTAGGTCAACACCAAGTCACCAAATAACACATCGAACCTGTTATTGTATTTCCTTTGAAGTATTATGGCTGCCCTGCATAGTTTCTGTAACAGacaaccttaaccattagttAGTGGGGTGGACCTTGATCCTCTTTTTACTATCTCTGATCATGGTAAcaaactcctccccctcctccttttaTTGGCTCCTGACCACAGTTGCCAACTTTTAGTAAACAACTTTTAACTAGCCTTTTAATAAACAACTTTTAGCTAGCCTTTTAGTAAACAACTTTTAGCTAGCCTTTTAGTAAACAACTTTTAGCTAGCCTTTTAGTAAACAACTTTTAGCTAGCCTTTTAGTAAACAACTTTTAGCTAGCCTTTTAGTAAACAACTTTTAGCTAGCCTTTTAGTAAACAACTTTTAGCTAGCCTTTTAGTAAACAACTTTTAGCTAGCCTTTTAGTAAACAACTTTTAGCTAGCCTTTTAGTAAGCAAGTTTTAGCTAGCCTTTTAGTAAACAACTTTTAGCTAGCCTTTTAGTAAACTTTTACACTAGCCTTTTAGTAAACAACTTTTAGCTAGCCTTTTAGTAAACAACTTAACTAGCCTTTTAGTAAACAACTTTTAGCTAGCCTTTTAGTAAACAACTTTTAGCTAGCCTTTTAGTAAACAACTTTTAGCTAGCCTTTTAGTAAACAACTTTTAGCTAGCCTTTTAGTAAACAACTTTTAACTAGCTAGTAAACAACTTTTAGCTAGCCTTTTAGTAAACAACTTTTAACTAGCCTTTTAGTAAACAACTTTTAGCTAGCCTTTAGTAAACAACTTTTAGCTAGCCTTTTAGTAAACAACTTTTACACTAGCCTTTTAGTAAACAACTTTTACACTAG of the Oncorhynchus tshawytscha isolate Ot180627B linkage group LG31, Otsh_v2.0, whole genome shotgun sequence genome contains:
- the rida gene encoding 2-iminobutanoate/2-iminopropanoate deaminase — protein: MAAVQKLFPYTPKAPIRQGIYSQAVVVDRTMYISGQLGLDVASGKLVEGGVQAQARQALVNMGEILKAAGCGYDNVVKTTVLLADINDFVNVNDVYKTFFSKNFPARAAYQVIALPRGGLVEIEAVAVLGPISES